From Hoeflea sp. 108:
TGGCGGCTTTGGCGCCGGCGGTTTCGCCGACATCTTCGAGGACATCTTCGGCGACATGATGGGTGGCGGCAGGCGCCGCTCCTCGAACGGCCGCGAGCGCGGCGCCGACCTGCGCTACAACATGGAAATCACCCTCGAGGAGGCCTTTGCCGGCAAGACCGCGCAGATCCGCGTGCCGACCTCGGTGTCGTGCACCGAATGCTCCGGTTCGGGCGCCAAGCCCGGCACCCAGCCGGTCACCTGCTCGATGTGCCAGGGGCACGGCAAGGTGCGCGCCAGCCAGGGCTTCTTCTCGATCGAGCGCACCTGCCCACAGTGCCAGGGCCGCGGCCAGACGATCAAGGACCCTTGCGGCAAGTGCGCCGGCCAGGGCCGCACCGTCGAGGAGCGCTCGCTTTCGGTCAACATTCCCTCAGGCATCGAGGACGGCACCCGCATCCGTCTCGCCAACGAGGGCGAGGCCGGCGCGCGCGGCGGCCCGTCTGGCGACCTCTACATCTTCCTGTCGGTCAAGCCGCATGAGTTCTTCCAGCGCGATGGCGCCGACCTCTATTGCAAGGTGCCGATCTCGATGACCACGGCCGCACTCGGCGGCTCCTTCGAGGTGGCGACGCTCGACGGCACGCAGACGCGCGTGAAGGTGCCCGAAGGCACCCAGAACGGCCGCCAGTTCCGCCTCAAGGGCAAGGGCATGCCGGTGCTGCGCCAGCCGCAGGTCGGCGACCTGTACATTCAGACCGCCGTGGAGACGCCGCAGAACCTGACGCGCCGCCAGCGCGAGCTGCTGGAGGAATTCG
This genomic window contains:
- the dnaJ gene encoding molecular chaperone DnaJ — its product is MKADFYETLGVQKGADEKELKSAFRKLAMQFHPDRNPGDDACEHKFKEINEAYETLKDPQKRAAYDRFGHAAFENGGMGNGGGGGFGAGGFADIFEDIFGDMMGGGRRRSSNGRERGADLRYNMEITLEEAFAGKTAQIRVPTSVSCTECSGSGAKPGTQPVTCSMCQGHGKVRASQGFFSIERTCPQCQGRGQTIKDPCGKCAGQGRTVEERSLSVNIPSGIEDGTRIRLANEGEAGARGGPSGDLYIFLSVKPHEFFQRDGADLYCKVPISMTTAALGGSFEVATLDGTQTRVKVPEGTQNGRQFRLKGKGMPVLRQPQVGDLYIQTAVETPQNLTRRQRELLEEFEKLSSTENSPQSSGFFSRMKDFFESFGEK